The sequence ACATTCACCAACtttattgtctgtttttctaaaatcatgcagccctaattggttgttctttttatttttctatcacattttttcctttcgCTCAACTTTCCACTCATAtgtttggatacagcactctgtgaacagccaacttcttcagcaatgacctaCTGTGGCTTGTCCTCCTTGTGAACGGAGACTATTATTGTCTGCTGgacagctgtttttcttttcctttttctcacACTCATGTATATGTGTGCAAACATGAATACGCACGTAGGGTATGTTTGCAAGGGGGAGCATataattagtttttgttttttgtgcaaGAAAGGGAGCACTCAGTAAAAGAGGGTGGGAACCAAGTCACCAGTGTTCTCTACGATTGTGTAGGCTAAAACATGatcataacatttctgtattaaatatcCTTGGCCTTCTGGTctcatgtaatattctaattatcTAAATGAAACTGTACATTCAATCTCTAagatatgagtttcacttttttaattaaattactgaactaaataaacttttcactgGTGCTTGACTTTTTTAAGATGCACTTTTGGTTTATAGTTTGTCATTTTGTTCTGTCTTCTGTGCCAGGAGTTGGTGGTGCAGAAAGGATGGCGTCTGCCAGAGTACACAGTCACTCAGGAGTCTGGTCCAGCTCATCGCAAAGAGTTCACAATGACCTGCAGAGTCGAGAGATTTGTAGAAATtggtacattttaaaatgttgtactTATACCATACATGCTTTGTGTATTTGCTTTTGGTTAGGATCAAGCCATAAATTTAATTTGTCATGGTATTTAAACCCTGTCCTCATACAGCCCATACAAGatacaaacaaagacaaaacagtaaaaaaaatatactaAATTAACAATGTTGGTAGGAAACACATCCATTTGTTTATAGGGTAAAGGCAATGTCTGGCTTTCAGTTATCTTTTGTATTTAACAAATAGGGAAGATAGTTGGTAAACTCAGCTTCTGTTGTTCGAATGCATGTTATCATTTCGATTCTATGTCCCACTGGATTATAATTCTGTATTTTCCTGTTCAGGAAGCGGCACATCTAAGAAGCTTGCCAAGAGAAATGCAGCCGCCAAGATGCTTTCACGGATACACGATGTGCCGGTGGATCTGAGGAGCAGCAATGATGCCGAGGCAGAAGAGGACACGTTTAATATTGTAAGAATCAAACGGGAGttataaaagtaataaaaatcacTCATAGTGGTTAAACATCAGTGTAGGAAAGAGTCTGCACCCACAGGCGTTTGaggaaatgttaaaatgacaaaactTTGTACTTTCAATTGTGCTTAGCATAAATAATATTGCAGTCAGGAAAATTAACTGATGTAAAATCCATGTCTCCTATAATCAAAGCACATGGGAAGCAGAGTGGAGCCGGGTAAAAGTAAAGGCTACAGCTGCACGTGGGATTCTCTGCGTAACTCCGCTGGAGAGAAGATTCTCCAGCTCCGCAGCCACCCTCTGGGCATGCCCTCTGACTCAAACTTCTGCTCCCTGCTGAGTGACCTTTCTGCAGAGCAACGCTTCGACATTAGCTACCTTGATCTAGGTGAGCTTAAGAAAACTGGCAGTCAGAGCTACATTCACCTTATCAGTGCACTGCAGTTTTGTCACACTGAAGGTCTGAAGGAGTTTAACAAAGTGAAAGGCACATAGTTATAGATGATTTTTTAAGGTAAATTTAGGTTCCATGTGTATATGATTCAGCTTAGCTTCTTATGAACCTGATTGACTCATTTGTTGCAAAAATATTATACCTCTTGTATTTCTATTTGCATTGtgtcaggttacaaccacaaacctcaacatATATCTGAATATTTTGTGGTAGACCCACAAAATGTAGTGCATAACTATGATGTGGAGGTAAAAtgataaatgtaatttaatctaaggATAAATATAAGTGTGCTGTGCCTCAGAAGCTTATTAGAGAaccttagtgaacaaacagcaacatgaagaccaaggaacaccaaaacaggtcagggattaggttttagagaagtttaaagcaggcttaggatATAAATCTGCATCCTAagatttaaacatctcacagagcattgttcaatcaatcatctggaaatggaaagagttttTCACAACTTATAAAGACATGGCTGTCAACCTATGATGACAGGTAAGGCACAATGTGTGTTAACAAACTAATATTGCACAACACCCTGAAATATGAtttccatggtgaaacatggtggcaacatcatgatgTGGAGGAAGATGGTCAGAGTTGTTAGTAGGTTTAATAGAGCTAAGATAATCCTTGAAGAAAGTCTTAAGACTAGTGTGGAGGTTCGTCCTCTAGCCATATACAATTAAAtgggcccagtcaaagtccagatcaaaatcaaattgagaatctgtggcaaaaccttCACCTTCAAAattgttgttctttgttttgcaacaaagaatgggcaaaagtatcagtctccagatgtgcaaagtAAATTGAGAGATAACTTGGGGccaaaagtggaagaaaaaaaaaacaaaagctgcgaaagacttgaaaatggggtcatggttcaccttccagcacgacactgaccctaaacatacagctattCCATTCACGTTTTAGCTATGTTATATTATGACTCCACGGGCTGTTACAGTTTTTTCTGCAGAGCCCATAAATAGacatcaggtttacctttaaATGTTTGCGTCCTCCTATCTGCAGGTATCTTGATTGCATTGACTGAAAATTTAACCAATGCATCATAAAgctatgaaaataaatgcaagCTGCTTTCTATTGTATGTAATATAATGCAAACACCCATATCTGGTTTAATGGTGGGATGACGAAACATAGTTCTACTTTCAAATGTACCCATTCCAATTGTCCAATCTGTTTCTAAAatagttttcatgttttatttcatggaaaaCAATAATAGAACAGCTAAGCATAAGCATAAGACAAGGAGCAGTAATAATGTGTTGctgtcctgttttctttgtgtccATTTTCAGAGGAGCGCAGTCTCAGCGGCCTGTGTCAGTGTCTGGTAGAGCTGTCCACGCAGCCAATCACAGTGTGCCATGGCTTCGCTCGGAACGTAGACGCAGCGCGAGCTAACGCGGCCCACAATGCACTGCAGTACCTGAAAATCATGGCAGGAGGGAAATGACAGACCTGCTCTGTTTCTTTTCCACAGACTTGAACTTGCTGCAATACAATATGCCATCAAACAACTCCTCTTTGGATGAAGGGTCATTTTctgacatatttaaaaaaaaaacaaaggaaacctcagattcaacaataagatACTTTTTCTGCCCTGAAATTCACACAgagtcatttattttagtttctaATGATTGAAAGGTGCCACTGTTCATTTTCTTGCCTAAAATCCATGAACTCATTCTTGTAAAATTTTGCTTAtttgtttgaaattattttttaaaatactattttttttttacctttgacTTTATGTAGTCcaatatattttcttaaatatgaaCAAtaaatagggctgcacggtggcgcagttggtagcactgttgccttgcataaaggtcctgggttcaattcccagccaggggtctttctgcatggagtttgcatgttctccccgtgcatatgtgggttctcactgggtactctggcttcctcccacagtccaaagacatgcctgttaggttaattggtaactctaaattgcccttaggtgtatgaatgagtgtgtgtatggttgtatgtgtgttgccctgcgatggactggcgacctgtccagggtgtaccccgcccatagactgctggagataggcaccagcttccccgcgacccactatggaagaagaggtatagaaaatgactgactggacGATAAATACGTATATATCAGAAACATTAAATGTTGCTGATAGTAGTTGCTCATGTCAAAGTAGGTAATGCTttgcagcaaaataaaaaccaaaacctcAGTTGGCTATTTGACTTGCTAGATGTAGAGTTAACGGTTTATTTATTAGTCCTACAGAATGAAATTCATGTGCATGGATGTGAAAGACACTCCCACTCTGACTGTCAAAAATCTTTACTATTTTAGCTGCTATCCCATTAACAAATGAGCTTTGTCATTGtcattttctgtgtgttttagaTTATGAAGTAACATTAGCTGTATGTTAAATCATACAGCGCCctacacatttattggcaccactggtaaagatgtgttaaaggccttaaaatgtatttttcatctATTGCACATCAACATCTGGGAACACtataaaaacagcaacatttatTTGAGTCATTTTATTCAGTaaggggaaaaaataaatctcttgttatcaaatacttttgcacaacatcaCTGGTGCTTCTGATAATTCCTTTAAAATAATGAATTCATCTTTATATTGTTTATACTGATCAGAGCTTATATGAAGGTTTAAATAGTAACCCATGACATTCCTTTACCCTTGAATATAAAGCATTATGGGACATAGAGGCCCATTTCTGTAACCCACTCTTCAATATGGGAAAGACAACAGAACATGCCATTTGAGTTGGGCAGATGTGTTGATAAATCAGAGAATGACAAGGAAATGTCTGCACAGCTTAAACCTGCCTACATCTGCAGTCAGAGTAATAATTAACTGGTTTTGGATGGACAAGGAGCCATGTTTGAGGAGGATTGTAAGggaggcaaaaacaaaactctaaaCCTGACAGTGAGATAACTGTAACCGAGCCTGTGCTACTGCAGTTAAAGATGAattcattttaaggctttttacacctTCTTAATAGGACTGCAAATACATGTGGAGGGTGCCAGGTCTGAGGTGTCCTTAACAAGTTTCACAAATACTACCTTCACAGATCTCTATTAATAGTCTGTGAATCAGAAGCTTTATGAGTCCACAGCTGTTTTGAAGTACATTTGCTTCTTAATAGAAGCCTTCAGTGGCTGgttgaagcaccttttgattcagttttctGTCAGTTGTTCTGAATCAGATGATCCTGAAATAAAGTTCTGCATTCTTGTAGGATAATCTTGACAAGTACTTATTTGAAACCTTCAGCTAAAACTGTAGTGTGTAAACAGGTTACAAAGGATCAAACAGGTCTTGCTCGAAGGTATCTGTCAGGAGCAGGTATAAAAATATTCAACATTATTGTACAGGATAAATGTCGCAGTTGTGGAAAAAGTTTAAGATAATTTATTTGCGTCTCATTTTTTTACATGACAAAAATCATGTCATTTTAACAGTTCAGGTGAAAGATACTGTACTTATAacaaaatattgatttattttgacaaAGTAGCCACATAAAGCTACCACAGATTATAATGTGGTGTTTAAATCATTGACTttcatgtgttttctttttttttttggtttgcaaaactttgaattgaattgtaatgATCAGAAACTGACACTCTCATTGTCTACCGGTTGTGTCTCTGTGTAAAATCTTTCTCCACAACTGTAAGAAATCTCTCTCTCTTCTGCATTATGTGTTGACAAACAGAGTTTTGAAAATCTatgttttcatgtgtttgtctCCAAAGTGCATTGAGGCATTTCTGAGGATTATAAGCATTTTTAGAAAAGGCAGATCTGCAAACAGTTGTTCTGATCATTAAAAAGAGGAAGTTAGGAACTagcttttaattttactttggTCGCTCACACCATCTCTGTGCTGGCaattttctatatttaaaaataagaaatgcaaATGAAATATGAACTCTATCAGACATTGTTGATGcttttgataaaacatttttgtaagatttaaagttgtttttactCTGAATAAATTACCATTCCATCACACTTCACTGTTAGTCTTtgcttttttcctgttttatataagcatgttttgcacattttttccaattttattttttcctcagtATCTGAAGCATTCACATTTTAAGAGAGTTTAAGTTGATGCTTGGATCCACTTTCCAAACGAAAAAAGTTTCCACATCCTGTTGTACGTTTCAGTCCTACTGTTTCTTTCTCCATCACCTGCTGTGTCTGTCTGGTGAGGGGCTGACTTCTTCATCTGCGTAGCCGCTGCTGTCGGACTGCATGCTGTCGCCCCGGACCACTTCACCTACACAAtcgggaaaaaaaacacattcagctcTTCTCAAAATTCTGCAAACAAAACCGTTCAGCAGCTGCAGTCTAACCTGAATTTGGCAAAGAAAAGACATTGTTTCTCCTTGAAGAAGACACCTGCTCAGTgacctgtatatgtatgtgCCTCCCATCAtgcttacagtgccttgaaaaggtATTCACAACTCatgaatttttcacattttggtcATGTTACACCCGAAAACTTCcatgtattgggattttatgtgatcaaacacaaagtagcgcaCAGTTGTGAATAGGAAGGAGTCCATACTTAATACAACCACCTTTTGCAGCAAATACAGCTTTGGTATATGTCTCCCCAAACTATGCACATCTAGAGACGGGTTAACTCCTTTTTTCctgcaaaatagcttaaactTGGTCAGACtagatagaaaacatttgtgagcatcagcttttaaatctaaatcactGATTTGATGTTTagactttgactgtgccattctaACTCGTGCATTATTTGATCAATTACAATGTAGCTCTGGATGTATGTTGAGTGTTACTGCCCTGGAGGGTGAATCTGGAAGTCTGAAGTCTTTGCATCATCTAACAAGTTATCATTCAGTATTGCCCTATATTTAGGTCCatcaatcttcccatcaactccgaCCTGCTTCTCTTTTCCTTCTAAAGaaaacatccccacaacatgatgttgCCAACACTATTCCACTGTTATAGTAGTGTGTTCAGGGGGATGTGCAGTGTTAAGATTTCTACCCTACATAGTGTTTTGGATGTAGGTTGGTATCATCTGAACGGAGAACTGACTTCCACGTGTTTGTTGTGACCGCTAGCTTGTGGTAAATTGCCAGAGTTTACCACTTCTTGTGGACTTTCTTTCTTGACACTTTTTGGCTGGATATGTGCATTTCTGTTGatggattctcccacctgagctgtgtatcacacaaatgcatgcatgacctgttttagtgtttgttcacttatgttctctgacaaacctctaaaaccttcacagaacaactgtatTTATCCTGAATTTAAATTACATACATGTTGACTATTTATTATGGCTGCAGGGTGttacagttggtagcactgttgccttgcagcaaaaaggccCTAGGTTAGAAttctggcctggggtctttttgaattgagtttgcatgttctccctgtgcatgtgtgggttctctccaggtactcccacagtccaaaaacatgactgttaggttaactggtttctctaaattatcCTCAGGTGTCagtatgtgcatggttgtttgtcttgcatgtctctgtgttgccctgtgatggactggccacctgtccagagtgtaccccgcctctcgcccagttaccgctggagataggcaccaatgACCCTGATAGGATAAATGGGTCtagatggtggatggatgactATTTAATAATAAGGTGACATCTGAGCCAGTTatgcaggattttatttagaggtatcgaCATAAAGGAGGCACGTAAATGCAGatcccacttttcagattttaatctgtaaagtattttaaaaaccacgtattattttctttctactttacAATCATGTAATACTTTGCATTTGTCTAAAGTTTGTGGAAATAATATGACACTGTGAAAAGACTTTGCAGtttctcttgttttcttttatgatGCCCTAAAGTTGAGCCGTAAGCAGATTGTCACTTGCTACAACTGAGAAAGAAGAAgcatagaaataaaacatgcaaacatgtTAAACAAATTGGCGGCTGTTAGTGTGAGCTGATTTATATGTGCTGCACTTGCGCTCCTTCTCAGTCTAAAGAAACTTTGGTTCATGTCAAGTCACACAAATAAGCATGAGCATTTGTTACCTTTGTATGAATGTTTTTTGCAGAGTGACGAAGTGACTGTTCTCATAGCTTCTGGTTGTCCAAAATCATCCTCTCCTGCGCTATGCACCTAAGGAGGCAGAGggaattaaatatatttaacataGATACTCTTTattttacaatgtaaataaagTGAGCCACTAAAAACAATGAGTTTAACTAAATAAGTAAAACTGGAGATTATTTACTGTTTCAAAACTGAATTTGTGACTTTCTTGTTTGTCCTCTTTAGGTTTTGCTAGAATCACAGTATACTGACCCAGAGTTGCAGAACAAAATCTAGTttgcagaaaatacattttacaaatgtAAAAGCCTTGCAGAAACACTAAACATAGcttcaaaaaggaaaatacttATAAATGcacaatatacagtatattactattactattcaaacccacaactttcagattgcaagactAAGCCACATGTACACCATTGTGGGGTTCTTTGTCCTCGCTTTGACAACAAAAGGTTTTCTATAATCTACTGTTATGTGACTTCTATAAACATTATCTACCAGCAAGAGGCTGCTCACTTACTTTGATTTGATCAGGGGTCATAATCTGTCATTTTCAGAAAAGATGACCAATATGTGTCATTGTTCAACTTTATGTGCttagaaatatttatagaaTAGAATCAGTGGAGAATTTCTCAGTGTTTATGGGTACAATTAAAGTAGGGGAAAACTGGTCCAGAGACTTTTTCATAACTGTCTTAAACAAGTCcacataaattattaaaattaattagcaAGTTTTGCTTTTCAGATTTCCACTGCCATCGAATTTGATACTTATAACAcacattatattttcaacattttgttttattgttgtttttggcTCCTCAGGGCCTCCATATTTCAAGCCTGTATGAAAAATAAGAAaccaaaatgtctttaaaagaaaattatacaaaacaatgttgtacaacaacaacACCCAGTAGTTTAACATAACTTCTCGGAAAAGAGCAATGAAAGATTAATCAGTCGCTAAACTAAAATTAAGCATCAAGTTCAGGAGGAAACGTTAAATTGAAATTCCTTTCTGTTATGTCCAAGGGTGTAGAAATGAGTTAAACATTAGGGAGGAGCACATATTGGAAACCTTACAGATCTGTAAatggtttaacatgttttactgGTCAAAAATGCCTCAAACCCTTGATGTCCCTGCATGGCATTACAACATTACATATTGTAATGTACAGTTTCAGGGTGTGActtacaaaagataaaaaagcagCATCTGTTGAGGCTTTTCTTATACATAAAGATTTTTAACAACTGATTTGCAGATGTGTTTAGGCTCACACACTGTTAAATCTGTTACTATCAAAGCCTAACCCTGACATCAACACTGTTCACCGATTTATTTTAAGACCTCCAGCCCTGTGCTATCTTctactttttctgtttgtgctgctgCATTGCTGCTCCTAAATATACAAAATATCTTCAGAGATGCATGTCTAAGGTACCACTTCTGAGCATATTCTATCAATAATGTGATTTTTAAACCTTACCACACCCTGAGGCTCCCCCTAGCTCTAATTATATTTTATACACCAACTCCCCTTAAACTCTCTTAAATATCACTAATATTTTAAGCCCTCACTCGAGCTTCCTCCGTCTCTCCATCTTTTATTGCTTTATCTGCCTCACTACTTCTGAACTATCATTCTCCTGATGAGACACTATTACACATATCTAATATAATGTCAGACATGTTAAATAACCGAGTATTATTAGGCATTGACCTTGTGATGTGTGACCGTTACTCACTGACGTTActctttttaagaaaacaaagtaagtcCTGCTGTTGCTAAAGCCTTTTCTTTGGTGGTGGCATTTTGCTGAAATaagatgacaaaacattttttggatGGTGTTGACGTTACTTGGGAACACGGGTGCCCATCCCAGGATGAAGATGAGGCTATGGTAAAGATATGGAACGGTAAAGTTGTCATCAATGTTGAGAcctacaaataataataatttactaCATTGATTGACTAATAATTGTGCTAATAATTTGACTCACCATTGAGGTGagatgatttaaactttttatgaTCCACAATAATCCACTAAGGCACATATAAACACAGTTTAAATTCAGCATTTCATTGTATGTGCTAGAACTTAAAACCcccaaaggtttctgtacctcCTCTAGCTCAAATGAGTTGACCTGCTGACGGTTACTGGAGAATTTGCCAGGGCCCGGATGTGTTAGGGGGTTTAGGTACTGTCCCTCTTCCTCATTAAATGGCTCTACAGGTGTCCGTGTGGATGAGGCAGGTGGAGCATGGCAGGAATCTGCAGAGTTCATGGAAGACAAGGACACATCCTCTTCTTCCCAGCCAGTCACAGTGATGCAGCAGTGACCGTAACTCCCGCTAGACTTCAGAACCGGAGGTGATCCGGATCCATCCACCTGTAGGGCCTTTCTAGAAGAGGCAGGGTGTGAGTCTTCATTAGGCTCAGAGGTAAGGGTTTGTAGAGTAGGTTTGTGTGATGGAGAGCATAATCTATCTCTACTTTCTGTCCCAGAGATAAGAAGGAAGTGGTTTTTGTTCTGACAGCAGAACGGAGCTTGATGTACACTCTCCACTATTTGTGGGCAGATTAAATCAAATGTAACTTTGGCGCCAGGACTTAGCTCACTTGTCCTTGTGTTATTTGGTGTCAAACATGAGTCCAGTTCTGGCTGATCTGAAGCTACCAGAGTTTCTGTTTCTATCACAGTTTCTCCTGATATCGATGACGTTAGAGATGTTCTTACACCATCTGCTTGTCTGACATAATCAGTATTATCTGCTTGTTCATTGTCCACTGTCTCCTCATGGCCGATTTTATTTCCCTCCTGATAAATGTCTGTGTCCTCTGCAGCCTGCTGTGTTTGCTCCATATCTCCACCATCTGTTAGCAGTGTAAAATCCCCACATGATCCACACCTGTCATGTTCCCCTAATTCCAGCTTCTTGGCACTCCCAGCCTTGGATTTCAGCATTATATCCACCACTTCAGGAAGACTGGACCTCTTTCTGGGTGAGGGCTGTGGAGAGGTGGAGTCTGACCCACGAGGGGAGCCGGTGTAGAGGCACATCTTGTTCACGGTGTCCTTCAGCCTCTCTACCGGAGAGCGAGGCTCGCTTCGAATACTGGTCCTAAACCGTTCAATCCTCTCCACCGGAGATGAGAAACTAAACTCCGGCGTGGCCAGTTTCTGGAGAGGAGTCCGGGACACATGGGAGTAGAGGGAATAGAAAGCATTGGCCATGGCTGTGAGCACTTGGACTTGTCTGAAACGACCTGTGAGAAGAATAGAATGTTAACAGACAGATGCAAACAAGTTCACTTCTTCACACATCTAACAATGCAAAATGACTCCACTGATATATAGATAGAGAGATTTAACGAATCCATACTAGCAAGTGAAAGGCTGGGGTCTTCCTCTCTTATTCGCCGGATCTGGGCATCCAGGAAGAGGCGGAAGTTTATGCCCTGAGCCTGAGAGGGAAAGGTGAAGAATCGAGGAGGGATGCGTACAGTGACCTGAGGTTCTTCACAGCCAAAACCCAGCTCGTATAGAGTCTCCTCCGCATCCTCTGAACACATCTGCAGAACCTCTGACACACTGAAAGAAGACATACATTCAGGtgcatgtcaaaaaataagaaaatcatccaaaatgtatttatttcagaagTGTATTTTAAAAGTTAAACATATATATTCATGAGACACATGTTTGTGgatttttcaagcatttatttatgcatttattcattttggCTCACAACTactgaaataataattatttctcAAAACATTTGTGTATTACCTTGGACCAATAAGGTCACGGAATACAGAAATGTGATATTCTGACCCACACAATCATAGGGTCTGCTGACGTTAGATTTCCAGCTCACTACTAAAAATGCTGGCTCTGTCTAAGCAAATCAATGCAAagctgtaaaaaaacatttccttctcAGGCTTTTAGTCTTAGTTGAGCATTATCAtacttatttaatttatttaattgcttgtATTCTCTGgatatgttttattgttttaatatacTGTAAAATTACATGTTTAAGTTATTTGCAACTTTATGCCTTGTGCAGCGCTTTAGTCAACTATTGTTTTAATTGTGctacagaaataaaatgtaacttttactgtaaaagttgagtggaaggaaaaatggtGGCAAAAGAAGGTCTACAAATAACAGGCATAACCAGAGCTTTGACTAAACTGTGAAGCAAAACCCATTCAAGTATTTGGAGGAGATTTACAGGGTTAGTTATACACCGACATATCTAGGACATAAGCTACAACTGCAGCATTCATTGTGTTAAGCCACTTCTTAACCAGAGACCACCTTAGACGTGTCTCATCcaggctaaggagaaaaagaactggactatTGCTCATCGGTCCAAAGTCCTCTCTTCAGATGAAGGTgaatttcaggtcttttttcTAAACCAATGCCACAGtctttcttccactcaactttccattaatactCTATAACTTGATACAGCACAACACACTTTTTGTGGTGTACTCTTCTTGTGGAGGGTATCAATAACTGTAGTAACATGGCAATTACATTGCATCCGTGGGTGaaatttattttggatttttccCATGTAATACTCAAATttactgagaaactgaattttgggttttcattggcAGTAAGCCagtatcatcaaaattaacagaaataaccaGCTGAAAATACTGtacatcactctgtgtgtaatgaatctatttaTTATATGagattcactttttgaatttaattgctGAATTTATTTAGATACACCTGTAAGAAGAAGTATTGATTCAAAAAAGCATAACTACCTGACAGAGACAGTTTCTGGAAGCTGTAACTTTTCAAGCAGCAAATTGCGAAATAATTGCATGGTCTGACACTTCAGATTTTCTCATTTATATTTCTTAGCCATTTTGGAGTTTTCACGCCTCACCTTGACACTGTTTTCCAAGTGGAGGAGGAAAGGCAGCTGGAGGCCATGCTGTGGCCCAGGTTCAGTGACGGCGGGCATAGTTTCTGTCGAGGAGTACTAAAAACAACGCGTCAAATGTTATGATACCTAAAACTTTCAAAGCAGGCAGAGATTAGATGACACACTCGCTATTTCCGAGGGAACCAATGCCAAAAAGATTTTATATTATGAATTAAAAGAGGAAGTAAACTACAGACCTGCTGCTGATTCTGCTTTGCTGTTTTATCAGGGAAGGGTGTCTGACCAGGCATCATGGTGAACAAAGaacaagaaataaaactaaacaaaccCACAGATAGTCAGAACTTTCTCTGGAAATTTAGAAGTTCAAATGGTTTTGGTAAAACATTTGCAGAAAGTGATCGGTTTAGCTTCCAGTTAAACTGTAAATTAACTTTATCTACAGC comes from Girardinichthys multiradiatus isolate DD_20200921_A chromosome 20, DD_fGirMul_XY1, whole genome shotgun sequence and encodes:
- the tarbp2 gene encoding RISC-loading complex subunit tarbp2 gives rise to the protein MNDETESESWKRNSGSSSIEQMLAVNPGKTPISLLQEYGTRIGKTPVYDLLKAEGQAHQPNFTFRVSVGEISCTGQGPSKKAAKHKAAEAALKMLKGGLGGPAAVAFGEDGFTEVDVSVDGDSCQSEMKTSNSSQQSECNPVGALQELVVQKGWRLPEYTVTQESGPAHRKEFTMTCRVERFVEIGSGTSKKLAKRNAAAKMLSRIHDVPVDLRSSNDAEAEEDTFNIHMGSRVEPGKSKGYSCTWDSLRNSAGEKILQLRSHPLGMPSDSNFCSLLSDLSAEQRFDISYLDLEERSLSGLCQCLVELSTQPITVCHGFARNVDAARANAAHNALQYLKIMAGGK
- the tespa1 gene encoding protein ITPRID2, which translates into the protein MDRSSSTVRRRAWINSSRQWPTVEDPKGPLSNIAASASIADDDDVFSDAGFTGKIENWLLRCGSDVCLENCGQLSFESALQANTLSDDLSLGADALVVNFGETTNNRGHPSLIKQQSRISSSTPRQKLCPPSLNLGHSMASSCLSSSTWKTVSSVSEVLQMCSEDAEETLYELGFGCEEPQVTVRIPPRFFTFPSQAQGINFRLFLDAQIRRIREEDPSLSLASRFRQVQVLTAMANAFYSLYSHVSRTPLQKLATPEFSFSSPVERIERFRTSIRSEPRSPVERLKDTVNKMCLYTGSPRGSDSTSPQPSPRKRSSLPEVVDIMLKSKAGSAKKLELGEHDRCGSCGDFTLLTDGGDMEQTQQAAEDTDIYQEGNKIGHEETVDNEQADNTDYVRQADGVRTSLTSSISGETVIETETLVASDQPELDSCLTPNNTRTSELSPGAKVTFDLICPQIVESVHQAPFCCQNKNHFLLISGTESRDRLCSPSHKPTLQTLTSEPNEDSHPASSRKALQVDGSGSPPVLKSSGSYGHCCITVTGWEEEDVSLSSMNSADSCHAPPASSTRTPVEPFNEEEGQYLNPLTHPGPGKFSSNRQQVNSFELEEVHSAGEDDFGQPEAMRTVTSSLCKKHSYKGEVVRGDSMQSDSSGYADEEVSPSPDRHSRSL